In Brevibacillus marinus, the genomic window GGCGGCGAAGCTCGTCAAGGTTCTTGGCAGCCATTCCGAAAAGACGCCAGGTCGCTATGAAGCCTTGCAAAAAAACGTGTGCCGCGCTCATGCCGTGAGCTGGCAGCGGCGTCAGGAGGAGAAGCAAGATGGCTGAGAAACTTTCCTATTACGAGTATCGGGCGACGACGTTGTTCGCCTGCCAGTACGACCAGAGGTTCTCCTATTACGCGTATGTGCCAAAAAACTATGATGAAAACGGAAGTTTAACCTATTCGCTGGCCGTAATCGTGCACGGCACGGCTCGCACCGCTCAGCAGTACAGAGACGCGTTCGCCGATTTTGCCGAGGCGACCAACACGATCATTCTCGCGCCGCTGTTTCCGGCAGGCATTACCGCACCGCGGGAATTGAGTTCCTACAAGTTTGTCCAATTCGGCGGCATTCGCTTCGACCACGTCCTGCTGGCGATGATTGAGGAGCTTGCCGAAAAATATCGGATTGCGAAAGATAAATTCCTGCTTCACGGGTTTTCCGGCGGCGGGCAATTTGCGCACCGGTTTTTTTACCTTCATCCTGACCGGCTCCTCGGGGTCTCCATCGGCGCTCCCGGTTACATCACCTATTTGGACCGCTGCAAACCGTGGTATGTAGGGGTGGCGGATTTTGCGGAGCAGTTTGGCCGCGAATTGTCGATCGAGCAGATGCGGCGTGTTCCGGTTCAATTGGTGATTGGCAGCGAAGATGTGGATACCTGGGAGATCAACGATCACGACAGTCCGTTTTGGATGGAGGGAATCGACGCATTCGGCAAGACGCGGTTGGAACGGTTGAGTGCGCTGCGTGACAATTACGAGCGGGAAGGCATACAGGTACGCTACGACGTGGTCCCGGGAGTGGCGCACGAAGGGTTTAAGGTTCTTGCGGCCGTCAAAGCGTTTTTCTCGGACATTCTCGCAACCCAACATCGGGAGGGGAGAAACCCATGATGAGCGAACAACCAAAGGGCCACACGGAAGCCAGGTCGACCAAACGCTTTCCCTTTTACCGGTTTCGCGGCACCCACCGCCAGATCGGCCGACAATACGGGGAAGCGTGCGCCGACTTGATACGACGGCATCTCGACTTGGCGCTCAAGCGTCTGCAGTCCCGGGCTAACCTGCCGCGCCGTAGTTGGGAGGAAGCGGTCCTCCAGTATCGTCCGTACGTTTTGCGGTATGCGCCGTTTTTTGACGAAGAGATTCAGGGCGTAGCGGAAGGGGCCGGCATCTCGCTGGCCGAGGCCTATTTCCTGCAACTGCGCGCCGAAATTTACAGCGACCTGCAAGTGAGCAATGAGTGCACGACCTTTGCGATCTTGCCGGAAGCGACGACAGATGGTACGGCGCTGATCGGGCAAAACGCCGACCTGCCAGCCTTATACTCGGAAATCGGTGTGGTGCTGGAGATCATTCCCGATGACGGTCCGGCATGCCTGATGCTGACACCTGCGGGTCAGGTCTCCTATATCGGGATAAACGACCAGGGCATGGGCGTGTTTGGCAATTTTCTCAGCTGTGACGGTTGGCGCGTCGGGTTTCCGCGCTACCTGTTCTCCCGGTTCGCCCTGACGCACCGTACGGTCGATGAAGCGGTTGCCGCCCTGCGAAGCGTGTACAGGGCTTCATCGCGAAATCTGATCATGCTGGACAGAACCGGACGGGCTGTAGACATGGAGACAACGGCTACAGAGGATGCGCTGATTGAACCGGAAAACGGCTTATTGGCGCACACCAATCACTACATCAGTGAAGACTTGCGCGACAAGGAACGGGCCCCTGCACACAAGCTGGAAAACTCGCGCGCGCGGCTCCAGCGTATCCGTACTCTGCTGAAAGCGAAGCGCGGCCAACTGAACGCCGAGGTGATGCAGGACATTTTGCGGGATCGCGGCAGTTTTCCCCACTGCCTGTGCATCATGCCCGGTGACGAGAAAACAGACAACATCACCTTTGCCTCGGTGATCGCCGAGCCCAGCAAAGGACAGCTGTGGATCGCGATTGGCCCGCCCAATATGTACGAGTACCACGGTTACGCTTTTTCGCAAGGCGAGCAGATCACATGAAGAAAGGATGCAAAACGATGAGCAAAATCAAAGTTGCGGCGATTCAGATGGACAGCCAGGCAAACAAAGCGGAGAATCTGCGCAAAGCGGAAACGTTGATCAAACAGGCCGCAAGTCAAGGAGCGCAGTTCGTCGCTTTGCCGGAGTATTTCAATTTTACCGGAACGGAAGACCAGGAAGCGGCAAACGCGGAGTACATCCCGGAAGGCGAGACGGTTGAATTCCTGCGCAGCATCTCCCGAGAATGTAGGATCTGGCTGCACGGCGGGAGCATGTTGGAAAAAGTGAAAGGCGAAACCAAGTATTACAACACGTCCTTGCTGTTTAATCCAGCTGGCGAATTGGTCGGAAAGTATCGGAAAATTCACTTGTTCGATGTGGAAATTGCAAACGGCCCCTCTTTTTTGGAATCGAACACGAAGAACTTCGGCAGAGAAGTGGTGGTGTGCGAAACGGAGTTTGCCAAAATCGGCCTGGCCATTTGCTATGATCTGCGCTTTCCGGAACTGTTCCGCCTGCAGGCGTTAAAAGGGGCGGAAATCCTGGTGCTGCCCGCGGAGTTTACGCTGTATACGGGGCGGGACCATTGGGAAGTCCTGCTGCGCGCCCGGGCCATTGAGAATCAGGCGTTTGTCATTGCGCCGGGACAAATCGGCAAGAAGCCCGCTTACCAAAGCTACGGCCGCTCGATGGTGGTCGATCCGTGGGGCACTGTGGTCGCTACGGCCCCGGACACGGAAACAGCGATTGTGGCGGAAATTGACCTGCAATACGTCCAGGAAATCAGGGAGCAGGTTCCTTCGTTGAAAAACAGGCGGCCGGAAGTCTATACGCTGACAAATTAGGCGCGGGGAGATTGTGCCCCTGCGCGATGGAGGGCGCCTGTTTGATGGAGACACTCAAATGGAAACAGAATCAATCCGCGAGACAGCATCATCAGAAAACGGCAACAGCATGGCTGAGCGAACAGGAAGTACAAAAAGCTTGGGATTTTCACCGCCGGTTTGACGTTTACAGCGTAACGCCGCTGAGAAACCTGGCTCACCTGGCCCGCTTTTTGGGAGTGTCGGGAATCTATGTGAAAGACGAGTCATACCGGTTTGGCCTGAACGCGTTTAAAGTGCTGGGCGGCGCTTACGCGATCGGCAGGTATCTGGCTGAGCGGCTGGGGACAGACATCGCCGAGCTCTCTTTTGATCTGCTGCGGTCGGAGCACTTCAAGCGACAATTGGGGGAACTGACCTTTACCACGGCGACGGACGGCAATCATGGGCGGGGGGTTGCCTGGGCGGCGCAGCAGCTCGGGCAGAAGGCGGTGGTCTTCATGCCGAAAGGTTCCGCTGCGGCAAGGCTGCAGCAGATTATCGCAACCGGTGCCGAGGGCTATATCACCGATCTCAATTACGACGATACGGTAAGACTGGCGGCAGAGAAGGCGAAACGGAATGGCTGGGTGCTCGTCCAGGATACGGCGTGGGCAGGGTATGCAGACATTCCCAGCTGGATTATGCAGGGGTACGCCACAATCGCCGCAGAATCGCTGCAGCAGCTGCGCGAGCTGGGAGTGGAAAAGCCGACGCACATCTTCCTGCAAGCGGGGGTCGGCTCATTTGCCGCTGCCATTCAGGGGTTCTTCACTTCGCTGTTTGCGGAGTCGCGTCCGCTCACGGTGATTGTCGAACCAAACAAAGCGGAGTGCCTCTACCTGTCGGCACTGGCCGGGGACGGAAAGCCGCGCAAAGTGGACGGCGATCTGAATACGATCATGGCCGGTTTGGCCTGCGGCGAGCCGAACCCGATCGCGTGGGAGATCCTGCGCGATTACAGCGATCTGTTCATTTCATGTCCCGACCATCTCGCCGCCCTGGGAATGAGAATATTGGGGAATCCGCTGGGAGATGATCCGCGCGTGGTGTCCGGCGAGTCAGGGGCGGTAACGACGGGAATCGTCAGCGCCATCATGCGGGATGAGCGGCTGAAAGAACTGCGCGATGCGCTTCAACTGAATGCAGATTCCCGGATTCTCCTGATCAACACAGAGGGCGATACCGATCCGCAGCATTACCGAAAGGTTGTCTGGGATGGACTGTATCCCAACGTCTGCGATTGACGAAAATCGCCGAAAGCGAAGATCTGGCACCGCTCAGAGTGTGCACCCCTGAAAGCGGACATGGGACCCCCGGGGGAACCCCGATGTTCCTTTTGGGGCTGCCTTTTTTATGGCCGGCACAGGACAAGCGTGCAAGCGTCCGGGAAGGGGATTGGGCCGTTCTGCGACAGGCAGCCGGCAAACGACGCGGTGCGGGAGGAAATATTGACATCCGGGTGGCGACTTGATAATATATTCAAGTGTGCCTGATACCTTTGCTTTGGAGGATATGGAATCATGTCTTATGAAAAAGTAGAGCGGGCCAAGGAGCTGACGATCGGGATCAAACAGACGATGAAAGCGGTGGAGGCAGGTCTGGTAGAAGAAGTTTACCTGTCCGAAGATGCCGACAAGCGTCTGACCGAAAAAGTTCAGCGACTTTGTGAGGAAAAGGGTGTTCCCGTCGTGTACGTCGATTCCATGCGTCGGCTTGGCAAGGCGTGCGGAATAGATGTTGGCGCAGCGGCTGCTGCGATCAAAAAGACGGTGTGAGATGTTTTTGTTTTGCGGGCTGCTTGTGCAGCGCGCCAAACAAGAACTTTCTATTTGACCCAAAAATGACTCACCTGGATCTGTGGTCTTAAACTTGGGGAAAGGAAGGGGGTAAGCATCATGCCTACAATTAACCAATTGGTGCGTAAAGGTCGCAAGGACAAGGTGGTAAAGTCGAAGTCGCCTGCCCTGCAAAAGGGGTACAACAGCTTCAAAAAGACGCAAACCAACCAAAGTTCTCCGCAAAAACGCGGCGTGTGCACCCGCGTAGGTACGATGACGCCGAAGAAACCAAACTCCGCGCTTCGTAAATACGCTCGTGTACGCTTGACCAATGGCATCGAGGTGACCGCCTACATCGGCGGGATCGGCCACAACCTGCAAGAGCACAGTGTTGTGCTGGTACGCGGTGGCCGGGTGAAGGACCTGCCGGGGGTTCGTTACCATATCGTTCGCGGCGCGCTGGATACGGCGGGCGTGAACAACCGGATGCAAGGACGCTCCAAGTACGGCACGAAACGGCCGAAAGAAGCCAAAAAATAAGGTTCGCGTGTAGAGCAGCGAACAGCAGATTTGCAGAAAAGGAGGGAACACGATGCCACGAAAAGGACCAGTCCCCCGTCGGGACGTGCTGCCTGATCCGATTTACAACAGCAAGCTGGTCACCCGCCTCATCAACCGGATCATGATTGACGGGAAGCGGGGTGTAGCGCAAAACATCCTGTACAAAGCGTTTGACATCATCAGAGAACGTACAGGCCGCGATCCGATGGAAGTGTTTGAAGAGGCGCTGAAAAACGTCATGCCTGTCCTGGAGGTAAAAGCTCGCCGCGTCGGTGGTGCGAACTACCAGGTGCCGGTGGAAGTGAGACCGGAACGCCGGACCACGCTGGGTCTGCGCTGGTTGGTCAACTACGCTCGTACCCGCAGCGAGAAAACCATGCAGGAGCGGTTGGCGAACGAAATTATCGACGCAGCCAACAACACCGGCGCCGCTGTCAAAAAACGCGAGGACACGCATAAAATGGCAGAAGCAAACAAAGCGTTTGCGCACTATCGTTGGTAGGATCCAAAGCGGGTATCCGCTTTGGATGCCTGCATATTCACATACGAGTTAAGGAAGGAGCATTCCGAGATGGCTCGCGAGTTTTCTCTAGCGAATACACGCAACATCGGAATCATGGCCCATATCGACGCGGGAAAAACGACCACGACAGAGCGCATTTTGTTTTACACCGGTCGTGTCCACAAGATTGGGGAAGTGCACGAAGGTGCCGCTACCATGGACTGGATGGAGCAAGAGCAGGAGCGGGGGATTACGATCACCTCTGCAGCTACCACTGCTCAATGGAAAGGCCACCGGATCAATATCATCGATACTCCCGGACACGTAGACTTTACAGTTGAAGTCGAACGGTCGCTGCGTGTACTCGATGGTGCGGTTGCCGTCTTTGATGCCAAGGGCGGAGTCGAGCCACAATCGGAGACAGTCTGGCGGCAGGCGGACAAATACGGTGTACCGCGTATCTGCTACGTGAACAAAATGGATATCATCGGCGCCGACTTTGAAATGTGTGTGGAACAGATCAAAACGCGGCTTGGGGCCAATCCGGTTCCGGTCCAATACCCGATCGGAGCGGAAGACAGCTTCACCGGGATTGTTGATCTGGTGACGATGCAGGCTTACTACTATGAGGACGATTTGGGGAAAAACATTCAAGTGAGAGAAATCCCGGCCGACCTCAAAGAGAAGTGTGAAGAACTGCACCTGAAGCTGGTAGAAGCGGCAGCCGAGCAGGACGAGGAACTGACGATGAAGTACCTCGAAGGCGAAGAGCTGACGGTTGAAGAAATCAAGCGCGGCCTGCGCAAAGGTACGGTGGAAGTCAAACTGGTACCGGTGCTGTGCGGCTCTTCCTACCGCAACAAAGGTGTGCAGTTGTTGCTCGACGCAGTCGTCGATTACCTGCCGTCGCCGCTCGACATCCCGGCGATCAAAGGAACGCTGCCAGACACGAACCAAGAAGTGACGCGCGAAGCTGACGACAACGGTCCGTTCTCCGCGCTGGCGTTCAAGATCATGAGCGACCCGTACGTCGGAAAGCTGACGTTCTTCCGCGTCTACTCCGGTACGCTCAATTCCGGTTCCTACGTGTTGAACTCGACCAAAGGAAAGCGGGAACGCATCGGACGGATCCTGCAGATGCATGCGAACCACCGGGAAGAAATTTCCACCGTTTACTCTGGCGATATTGCAGCGGCTGTCGGTCTGAAAGACACGACGACCGGCGACACCCTCTGTGACGAAAAAGCGCCGGTGATCCTGGAGTCCATGCAATTCCCGGATCCGGTTATCGATGTGGCGATCGAACCGAAATCGAAAGCAGACCAGGATAAGATGGGTGTGGCTCTGGCCAAGCTGGCAGAGGAAGACCCGACGTTCCGCGCGCGGACGGACGAAGAGACAGGCCAGACGATTATCGCTGGGATGGGTGAACTGCATCTGGAGATTATCGTCGACCGCCTGAAACGGGAATTTAAAGTGGAATGCAATGTGGGCGCTCCACAAGTTGCGTATCGCGAAACGTTCCGTGGCTCGGCCAAGGTCGAAGGGAAGTTTGTTCGCCAATCCGGCGGCCGCGGGCAATATGGACACGTTTGGGTGGAATTTTCTCCGCTTGAGCCGGGACAAGGCTTTGAGTTTGAAAACAAGATCGTCGGCGGCGTCGTTCCGAAAGAGTACGTGCCTGCCGTGCAAGCCGGTATCGAAGAAGCGATGAAAAACGGTGTCTTGGCCGGCTATCCGCTGGTTGATATCAAAGCGGTTCTCGTAGACGGAAGCTACCACGATGTCGACTCTTCGGAAATGGCGTTTAAAGTGGCTGGTTCGCTCGCCCTGAAAGAAGCGGCGAAGAAATGTAATCCGGTTCTCCTCGAACCCGTGATGAAAGTCGAAGTCGTCGTGCCGGAAGAGTACATGGGTGACGTGATGGGCGACCTGAACTCTCGCCGCGGGCGGATTGAAGGGATGGAAGCGCGCGCCAATGCGCAGGTGATCCGTGCGATGGTACCGCTGGCAGAGATGTTCGGCTACTCCACGGTGCTTCGCTCCCGCACGCAGGGACGCGGCCAGTATACAATGCAGCTCGATCACTACGAAGAGGTTCCGAAGAACATCGCCGACGAGATCATCAAGAAGGCAAAAGGCGAATAAGCCGCCCAAGATCATCTTTCGCGTAAACAAAGAAAGGTTTACAATATTGTTTGGGCAGACCAGCCAAATAGGGTAAACCTTTCTTTACCCTAATTAACCCTTACCTTATTAAGGAGGATTCAGCTCACATGGCAAAGGAAAAATTTGAGCGGACCAAACCGCACGTAAACATTGGTACAATCGGTCACGTTGACCACGGTAAGACTACGTTGACTGCTGCGATTACTACAGTATTGGCACAACAAGGAAAGGCAAAAGCAATGGACTACGGCAGCATCGACAACGCGCCGGAAGAGCGTGAGCGCGGGATCACGATCAACACCGCACACGTTGAGTATGAGACGGATAAACGCCACTACGCTCACGTTGACTGCCCCGGCCACGCAGACTACGTGAAGAACATGATCACCGGTGCGGCGCAAATGGACGGCGCGATCCTGGTTGTATCCGCCGCTGACGGCCCGATGCCGCAAACGCGCGAACACATCCTGCTGTCTCGTCAGGTAGGCGTACCGTACATCGTCGTGTTCATGAACAAATGCGACATGGTCGATGACGAGGAACTGCTGGAACTGGTGGAAATGGAAATCCGCGACCTGCTGTCGCAATATGAATTCCCGGGCGACGAAATTCCGGTGATCAAAGGGTCTGCCCTGCAAGCACTGGAAAATCCGACCGGCGAATGGGCACAAAAAATCCTCGAATTGATGGATGCAGTAGACAACTACATTCCGACTCCTGAGCGTGCGATTGACAAGCCGTTCCTGATGCCGATCGAGGACGTGTTCACGATTACCGGTCGCGGTACGGTTGCTACGGGCCGCGTTGAGCGCGGTACGGTAAAAGTGGGCGACCCGGTAGAAATCGTCGGGCTGGCTGAAGAGACCAAGTCGACGACGGTTACCGGTGTCGAGATGTTCCGCAAACTGCTCGACCAAGCAGAAGCAGGCGACAACATCGGTGCGTTGCTGCGCGGTATTGAACGCAAAGAAGTCGAGCGGGGCCAATGTCTGGCTAAACCGGGTTCTGTTAAACCTTACACCAAGTTTAAATGTGAAGTTTACGTTCTCTCCAAAGAAGAGGGCGGCCGCCACACCCCGTTCTTTGCCAACTACCGTCCGCAGTTCTACTTCCGTACCACGGACGTAACCGGGATCATCAAACTGCCGGAAGGCGTAGAAATGGTTATGCCCGGCGACAACACGGAGTTTGAAGTGGAACTGATCGCGCCGGTAGCCATGGAGCAAGGTACCCGCTTCGCGATTCGTGAAGGCGGACGTACCGTAGGTGCAGGCGTCGTATCGCAAATCATCGAGTAATGACGAGCAGGGGCTCCCGCAAACGGCTCGCGCCGAAGGAGGAACTCCGCATCTGAACAACATGATCATCCCGTTTCGCGATTTATCGTGAGCGGGATGATTGTTTTTTCCGATCCCATCAAGGAACTTGATTGCTGTAATCAAAAACCTCCATTAGTGATCGG contains:
- a CDS encoding carbon-nitrogen hydrolase family protein; amino-acid sequence: MSKIKVAAIQMDSQANKAENLRKAETLIKQAASQGAQFVALPEYFNFTGTEDQEAANAEYIPEGETVEFLRSISRECRIWLHGGSMLEKVKGETKYYNTSLLFNPAGELVGKYRKIHLFDVEIANGPSFLESNTKNFGREVVVCETEFAKIGLAICYDLRFPELFRLQALKGAEILVLPAEFTLYTGRDHWEVLLRARAIENQAFVIAPGQIGKKPAYQSYGRSMVVDPWGTVVATAPDTETAIVAEIDLQYVQEIREQVPSLKNRRPEVYTLTN
- the rpsG gene encoding 30S ribosomal protein S7 — protein: MPRKGPVPRRDVLPDPIYNSKLVTRLINRIMIDGKRGVAQNILYKAFDIIRERTGRDPMEVFEEALKNVMPVLEVKARRVGGANYQVPVEVRPERRTTLGLRWLVNYARTRSEKTMQERLANEIIDAANNTGAAVKKREDTHKMAEANKAFAHYRW
- the fusA gene encoding elongation factor G gives rise to the protein MAREFSLANTRNIGIMAHIDAGKTTTTERILFYTGRVHKIGEVHEGAATMDWMEQEQERGITITSAATTAQWKGHRINIIDTPGHVDFTVEVERSLRVLDGAVAVFDAKGGVEPQSETVWRQADKYGVPRICYVNKMDIIGADFEMCVEQIKTRLGANPVPVQYPIGAEDSFTGIVDLVTMQAYYYEDDLGKNIQVREIPADLKEKCEELHLKLVEAAAEQDEELTMKYLEGEELTVEEIKRGLRKGTVEVKLVPVLCGSSYRNKGVQLLLDAVVDYLPSPLDIPAIKGTLPDTNQEVTREADDNGPFSALAFKIMSDPYVGKLTFFRVYSGTLNSGSYVLNSTKGKRERIGRILQMHANHREEISTVYSGDIAAAVGLKDTTTGDTLCDEKAPVILESMQFPDPVIDVAIEPKSKADQDKMGVALAKLAEEDPTFRARTDEETGQTIIAGMGELHLEIIVDRLKREFKVECNVGAPQVAYRETFRGSAKVEGKFVRQSGGRGQYGHVWVEFSPLEPGQGFEFENKIVGGVVPKEYVPAVQAGIEEAMKNGVLAGYPLVDIKAVLVDGSYHDVDSSEMAFKVAGSLALKEAAKKCNPVLLEPVMKVEVVVPEEYMGDVMGDLNSRRGRIEGMEARANAQVIRAMVPLAEMFGYSTVLRSRTQGRGQYTMQLDHYEEVPKNIADEIIKKAKGE
- the tuf gene encoding elongation factor Tu; this encodes MAKEKFERTKPHVNIGTIGHVDHGKTTLTAAITTVLAQQGKAKAMDYGSIDNAPEERERGITINTAHVEYETDKRHYAHVDCPGHADYVKNMITGAAQMDGAILVVSAADGPMPQTREHILLSRQVGVPYIVVFMNKCDMVDDEELLELVEMEIRDLLSQYEFPGDEIPVIKGSALQALENPTGEWAQKILELMDAVDNYIPTPERAIDKPFLMPIEDVFTITGRGTVATGRVERGTVKVGDPVEIVGLAEETKSTTVTGVEMFRKLLDQAEAGDNIGALLRGIERKEVERGQCLAKPGSVKPYTKFKCEVYVLSKEEGGRHTPFFANYRPQFYFRTTDVTGIIKLPEGVEMVMPGDNTEFEVELIAPVAMEQGTRFAIREGGRTVGAGVVSQIIE
- the dpaL gene encoding diaminopropionate ammonia-lyase, translating into MMETLKWKQNQSARQHHQKTATAWLSEQEVQKAWDFHRRFDVYSVTPLRNLAHLARFLGVSGIYVKDESYRFGLNAFKVLGGAYAIGRYLAERLGTDIAELSFDLLRSEHFKRQLGELTFTTATDGNHGRGVAWAAQQLGQKAVVFMPKGSAAARLQQIIATGAEGYITDLNYDDTVRLAAEKAKRNGWVLVQDTAWAGYADIPSWIMQGYATIAAESLQQLRELGVEKPTHIFLQAGVGSFAAAIQGFFTSLFAESRPLTVIVEPNKAECLYLSALAGDGKPRKVDGDLNTIMAGLACGEPNPIAWEILRDYSDLFISCPDHLAALGMRILGNPLGDDPRVVSGESGAVTTGIVSAIMRDERLKELRDALQLNADSRILLINTEGDTDPQHYRKVVWDGLYPNVCD
- a CDS encoding C45 family autoproteolytic acyltransferase/hydolase, with amino-acid sequence MSEQPKGHTEARSTKRFPFYRFRGTHRQIGRQYGEACADLIRRHLDLALKRLQSRANLPRRSWEEAVLQYRPYVLRYAPFFDEEIQGVAEGAGISLAEAYFLQLRAEIYSDLQVSNECTTFAILPEATTDGTALIGQNADLPALYSEIGVVLEIIPDDGPACLMLTPAGQVSYIGINDQGMGVFGNFLSCDGWRVGFPRYLFSRFALTHRTVDEAVAALRSVYRASSRNLIMLDRTGRAVDMETTATEDALIEPENGLLAHTNHYISEDLRDKERAPAHKLENSRARLQRIRTLLKAKRGQLNAEVMQDILRDRGSFPHCLCIMPGDEKTDNITFASVIAEPSKGQLWIAIGPPNMYEYHGYAFSQGEQIT
- a CDS encoding 50S ribosomal protein L7ae-like protein → MSYEKVERAKELTIGIKQTMKAVEAGLVEEVYLSEDADKRLTEKVQRLCEEKGVPVVYVDSMRRLGKACGIDVGAAAAAIKKTV
- the rpsL gene encoding 30S ribosomal protein S12, translating into MPTINQLVRKGRKDKVVKSKSPALQKGYNSFKKTQTNQSSPQKRGVCTRVGTMTPKKPNSALRKYARVRLTNGIEVTAYIGGIGHNLQEHSVVLVRGGRVKDLPGVRYHIVRGALDTAGVNNRMQGRSKYGTKRPKEAKK
- a CDS encoding alpha/beta hydrolase; translation: MAEKLSYYEYRATTLFACQYDQRFSYYAYVPKNYDENGSLTYSLAVIVHGTARTAQQYRDAFADFAEATNTIILAPLFPAGITAPRELSSYKFVQFGGIRFDHVLLAMIEELAEKYRIAKDKFLLHGFSGGGQFAHRFFYLHPDRLLGVSIGAPGYITYLDRCKPWYVGVADFAEQFGRELSIEQMRRVPVQLVIGSEDVDTWEINDHDSPFWMEGIDAFGKTRLERLSALRDNYEREGIQVRYDVVPGVAHEGFKVLAAVKAFFSDILATQHREGRNP